One Nitrospinaceae bacterium genomic window carries:
- a CDS encoding HNH nuclease family protein codes for MARTSFGPKRRPGVRPRTKQKTPEPSGESAKEIAARLKGAAAIGKNAAPYRRQSLDIHGWLCAKCGMDFNENNLHLLTVHHRDSNHKNNPPDGSNWENLCVHCHDDEHSRNMLGDYLGGGR; via the coding sequence ATGGCTCGCACCAGTTTTGGACCGAAACGACGACCGGGCGTCAGACCAAGAACAAAGCAAAAGACACCTGAGCCCTCGGGAGAGAGCGCCAAGGAAATTGCCGCCCGCCTAAAGGGTGCAGCGGCCATCGGCAAGAACGCGGCCCCCTATCGCCGCCAATCACTCGATATCCACGGATGGCTTTGCGCCAAATGCGGGATGGATTTTAATGAGAACAATCTCCACCTCCTCACAGTCCACCACCGGGACAGTAACCACAAAAATAATCCTCCCGACGGCAGCAACTGGGAGAACCTGTGCGTTCACTGCCACGACGACGAACACTCGCGCAACATGCTCGGAGATTATTTGGGCGGCGGAAGATAA
- a CDS encoding DMT family transporter, with translation MIFYLLIGAVTFLWGLSFPSIKTGLGFIEPFTFLWLRSILSAAFIFSLIAIRGGPWKPPVGRPAFWVNTVLHNFLFVFSYHGTIYTTAGRTSVFLYTQPLIYTALALYFIPGERLGPRAIFGFVAAFGGIIVLFGEKLMGSGDYSIYGDGLVILAAISWGIQSLYLRQNLKGIDPFRITAWTQFVAFGIFLVLAGFKGFSFPDFTNPLVSMNVAYNGLVGTGIAMLIWVHLLANYPPSRVSAFMFLCPVFGVFLSGILLAEPLTAFMLGGAALVAAGIYFVNTDKKKDS, from the coding sequence TTGATATTCTATTTACTCATTGGTGCGGTTACATTTCTTTGGGGCCTGAGTTTTCCTTCCATTAAGACCGGACTTGGATTTATCGAGCCGTTCACCTTCCTTTGGTTGAGAAGCATTTTATCGGCCGCATTCATTTTCAGCCTCATTGCGATTAGAGGCGGCCCCTGGAAGCCGCCGGTGGGCAGACCTGCCTTTTGGGTGAACACGGTGCTTCACAATTTTCTTTTCGTGTTCAGCTACCACGGCACTATTTATACGACGGCGGGACGCACCTCGGTGTTCCTCTACACCCAGCCACTTATTTATACGGCTCTTGCCCTCTATTTCATTCCGGGCGAGCGTCTTGGCCCGCGCGCGATTTTCGGGTTCGTTGCCGCCTTTGGCGGGATTATTGTTCTGTTTGGCGAAAAACTCATGGGCAGTGGCGACTACTCTATCTATGGCGACGGGCTTGTCATCCTGGCCGCTATCTCCTGGGGCATCCAGTCGCTCTATCTTAGGCAAAACCTTAAAGGGATTGATCCCTTCCGTATCACTGCCTGGACACAGTTTGTCGCATTTGGGATTTTTCTCGTCCTGGCCGGGTTTAAGGGCTTCAGCTTTCCTGACTTTACCAATCCCCTCGTGAGCATGAACGTCGCTTATAACGGGCTGGTGGGGACCGGTATCGCCATGCTCATCTGGGTACACCTCCTGGCCAACTATCCGCCCAGTCGGGTGAGCGCGTTCATGTTCCTGTGCCCTGTGTTTGGGGTGTTCTTGAGTGGGATTCTTCTGGCCGAGCCGCTAACGGCATTTATGCTCGGTGGGGCGGCACTGGTTGCGGCGGGTATCTACTTCGTCAATACGGACAAAAAAAAGGATTCTTGA
- the aroA gene encoding 3-phosphoshikimate 1-carboxyvinyltransferase: MPGSKSHAIRAIALGSLASGESRIRNPLDSDDGRSAAAVYSAMGAEISKQDGLWTIRGFGGRPSAPEGVINVGNSGTSCRMGLGTAALLSGGEAHFDGDAQTRKRPMGPLLKALSSLGASTASDNGDGCLPARVSGPWQGGAAQVDGTTSQYTSSLILNAPFGEAESIIEPIDLNEKPYVDMTVWWLDKLGLSYEREGYERFRVPGGQQLDAFDIEVPADFSSAAFLIAAGALPEGDVLLEGLDMDDPQGDKAMLAMVAEMGAEVNEESGALRVRARALKGCEFDLNATPDLLPVMAVLGAFAEGETRLLNVPQARIKETDRIAAMRQVLESLGGSATEMPDGLIVQGGGLRGGKAHGFNDHRVVMAAAIAGLTAPKGVEVDTAEAMAITFPDFCERMCLLGARMETN; encoded by the coding sequence GTGCCAGGCTCAAAGTCGCATGCCATCCGGGCCATTGCGCTCGGCTCGCTCGCCTCGGGCGAGAGCCGAATTCGCAATCCACTGGATTCAGACGACGGGCGCTCTGCCGCCGCCGTATACAGTGCGATGGGCGCCGAGATATCGAAGCAAGATGGTCTATGGACCATTCGCGGCTTCGGAGGCCGGCCCTCCGCGCCAGAGGGGGTCATCAATGTGGGAAACTCGGGAACGAGTTGCCGCATGGGGCTTGGCACGGCGGCGCTGCTCTCAGGCGGCGAGGCGCACTTCGATGGCGATGCTCAAACCCGAAAGCGCCCAATGGGCCCGCTTCTTAAGGCGCTCTCCTCACTCGGAGCTAGCACCGCATCAGATAATGGCGATGGATGCCTGCCCGCCAGGGTCTCTGGGCCCTGGCAAGGCGGGGCGGCCCAGGTTGATGGCACCACAAGTCAGTACACCTCGAGCCTCATTCTAAACGCGCCCTTCGGCGAGGCAGAGAGCATCATCGAGCCCATCGATCTCAATGAAAAACCTTATGTGGACATGACAGTGTGGTGGCTCGACAAACTGGGGCTATCCTATGAGCGCGAGGGTTATGAGCGCTTCCGGGTACCTGGTGGGCAGCAGCTTGATGCATTCGACATCGAGGTTCCGGCTGATTTCAGTTCGGCAGCCTTTCTCATCGCCGCCGGCGCTTTGCCGGAGGGCGATGTTCTCCTTGAAGGGCTCGACATGGACGACCCGCAGGGGGATAAGGCGATGCTCGCCATGGTGGCCGAAATGGGCGCCGAGGTGAACGAGGAGAGCGGAGCACTTCGTGTCCGGGCACGGGCGCTCAAGGGCTGTGAATTCGACCTGAACGCCACGCCGGATCTTCTACCCGTCATGGCCGTCCTGGGCGCATTCGCCGAGGGGGAAACCCGGCTCCTAAATGTTCCCCAGGCGCGCATCAAGGAAACCGATCGCATCGCCGCCATGCGCCAGGTGCTCGAATCACTGGGTGGCTCGGCCACCGAGATGCCGGACGGTCTTATCGTCCAGGGGGGCGGCCTCCGGGGAGGAAAAGCCCACGGATTCAACGATCACCGCGTTGTCATGGCCGCCGCCATCGCTGGGCTCACCGCCCCCAAGGGAGTAGAGGTCGACACGGCCGAGGCAATGGCGATAACCTTCCCAGACTTCTGCGAGCGCATGTGTTTACTGGGTGCAAGGATGGAGACGAACTAG